From uncultured Desulfobacter sp.:
TCCCCCCTCCAGGCTCAAAAGACTGAATCCTTTCGGATATTTTTTCCACATGGGCGTTTTCTTCATCTATGATCTTGTGCAGCCCTGCCTTGACTGATTCGGATTCCACAAAGGTCTCCAAAAATTGGTAAAACAAAATTGTGTCATTTTCAAACGTGATGAATGTTTCAAGCATTTGCACAGGCGTGGTGATTTCTGAGAAGTTCAGATCAGTTAAAGATAAGCTGTTGTTCCCCATCATCTCTTTAATCACACCGGGAAGCATGACGCCCAGGTCACTGCTGTCTGCAGAAAGGCTGTCTTTCTGTTCTTCAAACCAGGATTTGTGGTGTTCTTCTTCATCGGCCATCCACTGAAGAAGATTTTTAATATCCTTGCTGTCGGCGTGCGCCAGGGCGTTCAGATACACAGCTTTGCCGTTTTCTTCCATTTTTATGGCAATATCGAACAAATCATTGAGGGTAAACATAATATTTCTCCCTTTTTTATTGCGTTAGTCATATAATAATACCGAGTAATGACCAAATAGTCTTGTCCGAATTTGAAATATAAAAAAGCTGTATGGCAGGATAGTGAATATTCGGTATGGAGGACGGCTTAGGGCCGCTTGTCCGTGCCTATCCCGGGAAAAGGAGAAGAGAAATCATGAGCAAGTACATGCAATTAACGGTCGATGTGCGTCCATTTTATACAAAAGGATTTAAGGCCACATACCCCAAGCTGGCCGGGAGCCTCATCCATGCCAAGGCCATCAAAGAATATGATGATCCAGCCCTTTACGACCTCGTGGCAAGACTGGACAAACTGCTTTACGACTTGGATGGAAATCCAAACGTAAAGGACATTTTGCTCAAACAAAAGGGTCGATTAAAAAAAATTTATGCCGAAATTGAGGAGCACATCGCTGATTGGAAGCTTTCTGATGCGGACAAAGCCTTGTATAAAATCGAAGCTGTTTTTGAAGAGATTGAATATGACCTGGCCGGCCTTTGAGCCTGAAACTGTTTATGCGAATTTTGATGAAAAAGCCACCATGATGTACATGGCGGCTTTTTATGTAATCTTTTACTCAATGATTAAGTTTTAAAAAATTACATCGCATCAAAAGCTTCGTCCGGGATATCGGCGTTGGTATAAAAATTTTGGATATCATCGTTGTCGTCCAGGGCCTCCATAAATTGGATCATCTGCTCGGCTTCTTTGCCTGATACGGCTGTAGTGTTCTGGGGGACCATGGAGATTTCAGCCACCTCATAGACGATCTGTGCGCCATCAATGGCATCCTTAACCGCATCAAAATCCTCGGGTGCGGTGAGCACATCGAAGCTATCGCCTTCGTCCTTGATATCTTCAGCTCCGGCGTCAATGGCCACTTCCATAAGGGTCTCTTCGTCTGCATTTTCTTTGGAAATGGTAATTACACCCTTTTTATCAAACATCCAGGCCACACAACCGTCCGTACCGACATTGCCGCCTGCTTTGTTAAAAATATACCTGACATCGGCAATGGTCCGGTTTTTGTTATCCGTGAGGCATTCCACCATCACGGCCACGCCGCCGGGTCCGTATCCTTCATATATGATTTCTTCGTAATTGACCCCGTCCATATCTCCGGTGCCCTTTTTAATGGCCCGGTCCACATTGTCCTTGGGCATATTTTGGGCTTTGGCCGAGTCAATGGCATGACGCAGCCGGGGATTGGCCCCGGGATCACCCCCGCCCATACGGGCAGCTACTGTAATTTCCTTAATCAGCTTGGTAAATATCTTTGCCCGTTTTTTATCGGCCGCCCCTTTTTTATGCTTGATGGTCGACCATTTGCTATGTCCTGACATGGATGTTGCCTCCTTATGTTATCTTTTCTTTTCCTATAATATAAATTTCTTTGCTTTGTTTTCTGCAGCTTTCGGGCTTAAATACCCGGCACTCCTTAAACGCTGCCTTCACTTCCTGTTCAAACGTTTTAAACTCGTTGCCCTGGAAAATTTTGCACACAAAATTACCCTGAAAAGCCAAATTTTTCAAGGCCGTGTCAAGGGCCATGCGGCACAGTTCAACGGAGCGGATGGCATCCACATCCTTTCTGCCCGTGGTGGCCGGGGCCATGTCGCTGATCACGACGTTAAACTTACCTGCATGGGGCTCAATAAATGCGGGGTGCTCGGGTTCAAGAATATCATCCTGGATGGTTGACGCATTGGGCGGCAGTTTGGTTTCAACCGCTTTTAAATCAATGCCGAGCACGCGGCCCTTGTCGCCCACAAGTTTTGCCGCATAAAGGGTCCAGGATCCAGGTGAACACCCAAGATCAAGCACGGTGTTCCCTTTTTTGATAATCTGAAATCTGTTCTGAATATCTTCAAGCTTAAACACGGACCGGGCAGGATATCCCATGGATTTGGCCTTTTGCGTGAGATGGTCCGCCCACTGGCCGTTCCTGCCGCCTTTTTTTTGGGGCTTTGCCCCTTTTGTTGCCTTTTTTTTACCCTTCAAACAAAACCTCCACGGCATCCCTTAAAAAACTGACGCTTTCAATGGCCATGCCTTTGATTTTTGATAATTGCTTCATGGTGGCCGTGGGTACAAGACACCGTGTGAATCCCATTTTGGCGGCTTCTTTGATCCTGGCCTGGGCATGGCTTACCGCCCGTATCTCTCCGGTAAGGCCGATTTCGCCGATCAGGGTGGTCTCCTTATGCACAGGGCGGTCCAGAAAGCTTGAGGCCAGCGCGGCTGCAATGGCAAGATCCGCCGAGGGTTCGGTGATGCGTACCCCGCCCGTGACATTCATAAAAATATCCAGGCCGGCCAGGTTCATGCCCAGGCGTTTTTCCATCACCGCGACAATCAGGGCCACACGGTTGCTGTCCAGTCCTAGGACCGTTCGCCGGGGCGTACCAAGTCCGGACGTGGAGACCAGGCCCTGGATTTCGACTAAAATAGGGCGGGACCCTTCCATACTGGCCGTCACCACGGAGCCCGGGGCCACCACGGCCCGTTCAGATAAAAACACAGCCGAGGGGTTCGGCACCTGGGTCAATCCCTGGTCCCGCATTTCAAACACCCCGATTTCATTGGTGGACCCGAAACGATTTTTTACGGCCCGAAGAATTCGAAAAATATGGTTTTTATCCCCTTCAAAATAAAGCACCGTGTCCACCATGTGCTCCATGATTCTGGGGCCTGCAATGGCGCCGCCCTTGGTGACGTGTCCCACAAGAAAAATGGGAAGCCCCACGGTTTTGGACAGGCGCATGAACTGCATGGATGCTTCTCTGATCTGGGTGATGCTGCCCGGGGTTGACGTGACCTGGGGGTGAAATACGGTTTGAATGGAATCCACGACCATGGCGTCATATTGATCTTTTTCCGCCATGGCAAGAATCGACTCAAGGTCGGTTTCAGAGACCACA
This genomic window contains:
- a CDS encoding ferritin family protein, coding for MFTLNDLFDIAIKMEENGKAVYLNALAHADSKDIKNLLQWMADEEEHHKSWFEEQKDSLSADSSDLGVMLPGVIKEMMGNNSLSLTDLNFSEITTPVQMLETFITFENDTILFYQFLETFVESESVKAGLHKIIDEENAHVEKISERIQSFEPGGGIKAPPGLRNESEII
- a CDS encoding YebC/PmpR family DNA-binding transcriptional regulator, giving the protein MSGHSKWSTIKHKKGAADKKRAKIFTKLIKEITVAARMGGGDPGANPRLRHAIDSAKAQNMPKDNVDRAIKKGTGDMDGVNYEEIIYEGYGPGGVAVMVECLTDNKNRTIADVRYIFNKAGGNVGTDGCVAWMFDKKGVITISKENADEETLMEVAIDAGAEDIKDEGDSFDVLTAPEDFDAVKDAIDGAQIVYEVAEISMVPQNTTAVSGKEAEQMIQFMEALDDNDDIQNFYTNADIPDEAFDAM
- a CDS encoding RlmE family RNA methyltransferase is translated as MKGKKKATKGAKPQKKGGRNGQWADHLTQKAKSMGYPARSVFKLEDIQNRFQIIKKGNTVLDLGCSPGSWTLYAAKLVGDKGRVLGIDLKAVETKLPPNASTIQDDILEPEHPAFIEPHAGKFNVVISDMAPATTGRKDVDAIRSVELCRMALDTALKNLAFQGNFVCKIFQGNEFKTFEQEVKAAFKECRVFKPESCRKQSKEIYIIGKEKIT
- the radA gene encoding DNA repair protein RadA, which translates into the protein MAKKKDKTIFRCKTCGTQTPKWMGQCPDCGDWDSLIEETLVARTPGVAGAGRTAIAAKPVPIESVEVSSSLRMDTGINEFDRVLGGGIVSGSLVLIGGDPGIGKSTLMLQVLSTLAKAGKKCLYVSGEESIGQISMRGKRLGSLGRSLFVVSETDLESILAMAEKDQYDAMVVDSIQTVFHPQVTSTPGSITQIREASMQFMRLSKTVGLPIFLVGHVTKGGAIAGPRIMEHMVDTVLYFEGDKNHIFRILRAVKNRFGSTNEIGVFEMRDQGLTQVPNPSAVFLSERAVVAPGSVVTASMEGSRPILVEIQGLVSTSGLGTPRRTVLGLDSNRVALIVAVMEKRLGMNLAGLDIFMNVTGGVRITEPSADLAIAAALASSFLDRPVHKETTLIGEIGLTGEIRAVSHAQARIKEAAKMGFTRCLVPTATMKQLSKIKGMAIESVSFLRDAVEVLFEG